One genomic window of Solanum stenotomum isolate F172 chromosome 9, ASM1918654v1, whole genome shotgun sequence includes the following:
- the LOC125876098 gene encoding disease resistance protein Pik-1-like has translation MRQKVVIKLYINGNDQKSRTKAFKIAVSQPGVISAVMQGGGLENYKLEVVGDYIDAVILTNCLKKKLGQAQLVSVGPVAAATFSNNNNEWPHAFSAVADHQPPQLNIYRGIPQYQVYEDTGPNPECCSIM, from the exons ATGAGA CAAAAAGTAGTTATCAAACTATACATAAATGGGAATGATCAGAAATCTAGGACCAAAGCCTTCAAGATAGCTGTTTCTCAACCAG GGGTGATATCAGCAGTTATGCAGGGAGGTGGACTTGAAAATTACAAATTAGAAGTGGTGGGAGACTATATTGACGCAGTAATTCTTACCAACTGCCTCAAGAAGAAATTGGGTCAGGCCCAATTGGTGAGCGTTGGGCCTGTTGCTGCTGCTACTTTCAGTAATAACAACAACGAATGGCCCCACGCTTTTTCTGCGGTGGCTGATCATCAGCCACCGCAACTCAATATTTACCGTGGCATACCTCAATACCAAGTTTACGAAGATACAGGCCCGAATCCAGAATGTTGCTCCATAATGTGA
- the LOC125876969 gene encoding uncharacterized protein LOC125876969: MKRRAIIKLFIDRNNRKSREKAFKIAVSQPGVESAAIKEGEDFQLEVVGDIDAVDLTNCLRKKLGHAQLLSVGPVVVVTDSDNDNDNDNLGGGTGFDANPQPHSYPYFGVPQYQVYEVSDPNPECCSIM, encoded by the exons ATGAAA CGAAGGGCGATTATCAAATTATTCATTGATAGGAATAATCGGAAATCTCGGGAAAAGGCCTTCAAAATTGCTGTTTCTCAACCAG GGGTGGAATCAGCAGCTATAAAGGAAGGTGAAGATTTCCAATTAGAAGTAGTGGGAGACATTGACGCAGTAGATCTTACGAACTGCCTCAGGAAGAAATTGGGCCACGCTCAGCTACTGAGCGTTGGCCCTGTTGTCGTTGTTACTGATAGTGACAACGACAACGACAACGACAACTTGGGAGGGGGTACAGGTTTCGATGCAAATCCGCAACCCCATAGTTACCCATATTTTGGCGTACCTCAATACCAAGTTTATGAAGTTAGCGACCCGAACCCGGAATGTTGCTCCATTATGTGA